One window of Lawsonibacter asaccharolyticus genomic DNA carries:
- a CDS encoding Na+solute symporter: MSALDWLVILAYLAVMLYIGYHSMKTVKTDEDFVLAGRNVGNIYIILSLFASFTGLSGLFGTPQYVYEYGIAGWWWWATFPIGVFIMGMTMAKLLRRRMHVTLPDVVDVNHSSKAVRVAASLVTVWNYLAWTAGQVAGIVLVITTFTDLNGTAAVIVAYIIIVLFTLLGGFRAVVYTDSLQAVLFLVVLGLVIPAVLLLHYDVPEALAQTTSIDGFYKLFGSVPAGTMITWWLLAPAGFIDNMALQRVFAAKDEKSAKGNITAAFLLMIIFGLILMFIGIMARFILPAGSDPASAMLNLSQLVLPKGMLGLLVAAFAGVAVSTASSTLLVCSSTLEQDVYSVLRNTGKEKPASSLLVNRLFVVLVGLIALVLALKVPSVTQILMYGYSVYVPGLLLPVIAGSFHWKLSDRAMLLTIVSGVLTAVILILMGEPFPGSLGGLIVSAIPFCIGLWNGRQRAEVH, encoded by the coding sequence ATGAGTGCATTAGACTGGTTGGTAATTCTTGCCTATCTCGCTGTAATGCTTTACATTGGCTATCATTCCATGAAAACAGTCAAGACGGACGAAGACTTTGTCCTCGCCGGACGGAACGTAGGCAACATCTATATTATTCTATCGCTCTTTGCCTCTTTCACTGGCCTGTCCGGTCTGTTCGGTACCCCCCAGTATGTATATGAATATGGAATTGCCGGTTGGTGGTGGTGGGCTACTTTCCCCATTGGTGTGTTTATTATGGGTATGACCATGGCAAAGCTGCTTCGTCGAAGAATGCACGTTACTCTTCCCGACGTAGTGGATGTGAACCACTCCTCCAAGGCTGTCCGTGTGGCTGCCTCCCTAGTGACCGTGTGGAATTATCTGGCTTGGACCGCCGGTCAAGTGGCGGGGATTGTCCTGGTCATCACCACCTTTACCGACCTGAACGGAACTGCCGCCGTGATTGTGGCCTATATCATTATTGTTCTCTTCACGCTGCTGGGCGGTTTCCGGGCGGTAGTGTATACCGATTCCCTGCAGGCAGTCCTCTTTCTTGTGGTCCTGGGCCTTGTTATCCCTGCGGTACTGCTGCTTCACTACGACGTGCCCGAGGCCCTGGCTCAAACCACTTCTATCGACGGATTTTACAAGCTTTTTGGCAGTGTGCCCGCCGGAACTATGATTACCTGGTGGCTCCTGGCTCCCGCCGGTTTTATTGATAACATGGCCTTGCAGCGGGTATTTGCGGCCAAGGACGAGAAATCCGCCAAGGGCAATATCACTGCCGCTTTCCTGCTGATGATTATCTTTGGCCTGATCCTTATGTTCATCGGTATTATGGCCAGATTTATTTTGCCTGCCGGCTCCGATCCTGCCAGCGCTATGCTCAATCTTTCCCAGCTGGTCCTGCCCAAGGGGATGCTGGGTTTGCTGGTGGCCGCCTTTGCCGGGGTGGCTGTTTCCACCGCCAGTTCTACCCTTCTGGTATGTTCCTCCACCCTGGAGCAGGATGTCTACTCCGTCCTGCGAAACACAGGAAAGGAAAAGCCGGCCTCTTCTTTACTGGTCAACCGGCTGTTTGTGGTGCTGGTAGGACTGATCGCCCTGGTACTGGCTCTGAAAGTACCCAGTGTCACCCAGATCCTGATGTATGGCTATTCCGTCTATGTCCCCGGTCTGCTTCTGCCCGTCATCGCCGGTTCTTTCCACTGGAAGCTTTCCGACCGCGCCATGTTGCTCACCATTGTCTCCGGCGTACTCACCGCTGTCATTCTCATTCTGATGGGGGAACCTTTCCCCGGCTCCCTGGGCGGCCTGATCGTCTCCGCCATTCCTTTCTGCATCGGACTTTGGAACGGCAGGCAGCGGGCGGAAGTCCACTGA
- a CDS encoding cytidine deaminase, which produces MTITTFDKLSPQDQSLVRLAMQYRDNAYTPYSHHQVGASVRTASGTCYGGCNVEVISLQTTCHAERNAVMNMAIHGERVIDTLVCYGPYSGVPCAECRQVIWEFCDNNPDVRIIGATTEGEIELMTIGEIYPYPYGPATKGIDCKEY; this is translated from the coding sequence ATGACCATCACTACATTTGACAAGCTCTCCCCACAGGACCAAAGCCTGGTTCGGCTGGCTATGCAGTACCGGGACAACGCATATACCCCCTACAGCCACCACCAGGTAGGGGCCAGCGTCCGTACAGCTTCCGGCACCTGCTACGGTGGGTGTAATGTAGAGGTTATCTCTCTCCAGACCACCTGCCACGCCGAGCGCAACGCCGTGATGAACATGGCCATCCACGGTGAACGGGTGATTGACACACTGGTATGCTACGGCCCCTATTCCGGCGTTCCCTGTGCTGAGTGCCGCCAGGTTATTTGGGAGTTTTGCGACAATAACCCAGATGTGCGCATCATCGGTGCCACCACAGAAGGGGAAATTGAATTGATGACCATTGGGGAAATATACCCCTATCCCTACGGCCCCGCTACAAAGGGCATTGACTGCAAGGAGTATTAA